One bacterium DNA window includes the following coding sequences:
- a CDS encoding ABC transporter substrate-binding protein has translation MWTGTRARLAVGLVLVTALLGAGANDVRGAAKDKVTLQLKWVAQAQFAGYYAAKEKGYYDAAGLDLTVKPGGPDVIPEQVVAGGGAQFGIDWLPSLLSAREQGTPLINVAQVYQYSGMREIAFKSTGIKTVSDLRGKKVAVWFGGNEFELLATLDKYHLNRDKDLTLVKQPFDMNLLLNHQVAAAAAMTYNEYHQVLEAGVKPTDLVVIDFNREGTAMLEDGIFTTESWLKDARNKEIATRVLRASFQGWVFCRDHPADCVDIVLKQDATGVMTKEHQSTMMAEVNKLIWGPPAPAHRIGYMEPAAFRRTAEIALRFGVIKKPASDSAYTHAIWEMAQKVK, from the coding sequence ATGTGGACGGGGACGAGGGCGCGTCTCGCGGTCGGCCTGGTACTGGTTACGGCGCTGCTTGGGGCGGGCGCCAACGATGTACGAGGGGCGGCCAAGGACAAGGTAACGCTCCAGCTCAAGTGGGTGGCGCAGGCCCAATTCGCCGGGTACTACGCGGCCAAGGAGAAGGGCTACTATGATGCCGCCGGCTTGGACCTGACCGTGAAACCGGGCGGCCCCGACGTCATCCCCGAGCAGGTCGTCGCGGGAGGGGGCGCTCAATTCGGGATCGACTGGCTGCCGAGCCTCCTCTCAGCCCGAGAGCAGGGGACACCGCTGATCAATGTCGCCCAGGTGTACCAGTACAGCGGGATGCGGGAGATCGCGTTCAAGTCCACCGGCATTAAGACCGTGAGTGACCTTCGCGGCAAGAAGGTCGCCGTCTGGTTCGGCGGCAATGAGTTTGAACTGCTCGCCACCCTGGATAAGTACCACCTCAACCGGGACAAAGATCTCACACTGGTGAAGCAGCCGTTTGACATGAACCTCCTGCTCAACCACCAGGTGGCGGCGGCTGCGGCCATGACCTACAACGAATATCATCAGGTCCTCGAAGCCGGCGTCAAACCCACGGACCTCGTCGTGATCGACTTTAACCGAGAAGGCACCGCGATGCTCGAGGACGGGATCTTTACGACTGAATCGTGGCTCAAGGACGCGCGCAACAAGGAGATCGCGACCCGGGTGCTGCGCGCATCGTTCCAGGGATGGGTCTTCTGCCGCGACCATCCCGCGGACTGTGTCGATATCGTCCTCAAACAGGACGCCACGGGTGTCATGACCAAGGAGCACCAGTCGACGATGATGGCTGAGGTGAACAAGCTGATTTGGGGGCCTCCGGCCCCGGCGCACCGCATCGGGTACATGGAGCCGGCGGCGTTTCGGCGGACCGCCGAGATCGCCCTCCGGTTCGGCGTGATCAAGAAGCCCGCATCCGACAGCGCCTATACCCACGCCATCTGGGAGATGGCTCAAAAGGTCAAGTAG
- a CDS encoding DUF1116 domain-containing protein — protein MTRIDDANAAAIQGVLDAAPMLVGVGRARDVIPGMADDVLLHAGPPITWDRMSGPVRGAVIGALLYERRAETEDEAVALVESGRVRFDPCHHHGAVGPMAGIVSPSMPVCIVENRTAGNRAYSTLNEGYGKVLRYGAYGQDVLDRLRWMEQTLAPALGRALELAGGIDMKTLIAQALQMGDEGHNRNRAGSALLGRWLAPHLVRAGLSTDRQSEVFRYLAANDLAVLNPVMAACKATMDAAHGIEGSTLVTAMARNGTEFGIRVSGLGDRWFTAPAETPVGLYFPGFGPADANPDVGDSTITETAGIGAFAMAAAPAIVTFVSGTARDAMTSTLEMYEITVAENPVFKIPPLDFRGTPTGIDIRKVVRTGILPRINTGIAHRRAGVGQIGAGLVRPPRMCFEEAVEAMAAALGR, from the coding sequence ATGACACGGATCGATGACGCGAACGCGGCAGCCATCCAGGGGGTCCTGGATGCGGCCCCAATGCTCGTCGGCGTCGGCCGCGCCCGGGACGTGATCCCCGGGATGGCAGACGATGTGCTGCTGCACGCCGGCCCGCCCATCACCTGGGATCGGATGTCGGGCCCGGTGCGGGGCGCCGTGATCGGGGCGCTTCTCTACGAGCGGCGCGCGGAGACGGAGGACGAAGCCGTGGCGCTCGTCGAGTCAGGGCGGGTCCGGTTCGATCCGTGCCATCACCACGGGGCCGTGGGGCCGATGGCGGGGATCGTGTCGCCGTCGATGCCGGTGTGCATCGTTGAGAACCGGACCGCGGGGAACCGTGCGTACTCGACGCTCAACGAAGGCTACGGAAAAGTTCTCCGTTACGGAGCGTACGGCCAGGACGTCCTCGATCGCCTGCGGTGGATGGAGCAGACCCTGGCCCCAGCGCTGGGTCGTGCGCTCGAACTTGCCGGCGGGATCGATATGAAGACCTTGATCGCCCAGGCGCTGCAGATGGGGGATGAAGGTCACAACCGCAACCGGGCGGGATCGGCACTGCTCGGGCGGTGGCTGGCGCCGCACTTGGTCCGCGCGGGCCTGTCCACGGACCGGCAGAGCGAGGTCTTCCGGTACCTGGCCGCCAATGACCTGGCCGTCCTGAACCCGGTGATGGCCGCCTGCAAGGCGACGATGGATGCCGCCCACGGGATCGAGGGAAGCACGCTGGTGACGGCGATGGCGCGGAACGGCACAGAATTCGGGATCCGCGTGAGCGGTCTTGGAGACCGGTGGTTCACCGCCCCGGCGGAGACGCCGGTCGGGCTCTACTTCCCGGGGTTCGGCCCCGCCGACGCCAACCCGGACGTCGGCGACTCCACGATCACCGAAACCGCCGGGATCGGGGCCTTCGCGATGGCGGCGGCTCCGGCGATCGTGACGTTCGTCAGCGGGACGGCCCGCGATGCGATGACGTCGACCCTCGAGATGTACGAGATCACGGTTGCGGAGAACCCGGTGTTCAAGATCCCCCCGCTCGACTTTCGCGGCACGCCGACAGGGATCGACATCCGCAAGGTGGTGCGGACCGGGATCCTGCCCCGGATCAACACCGGCATCGCGCATCGCCGGGCGGGAGTCGGACAGATCGGCGCGGGCCTCGTCCGGCCTCCACGGATGTGCTTCGAGGAGGCGGTGGAGGCGATGGCCGCAGCACTCGGGCGGTAA
- the fdrA gene encoding acyl-CoA synthetase FdrA: protein MIVRSAVRRSAYYDSITLMQAQQALRSLPGIVEAGVVMGTPANLELLREAGLDVRSASASADDLVVAVSGDTAQHVEAALSSLDGLLRVRPATDPGDQTYRPRTIATAARLLPGANLALISVPGRFAARVAREAATAGLHPMVFSDNVALEDEIRLKQTSRSRGLLCMGPDCGTAFVGGIALGFANRVRRGPIGLVAAAGTGLQEVMSTIHRLGGGVSHALGAGGRDSSEAVGGATMLDGLTLLRQDPSTTVVVLVSKPPDPGVARRLLAHAAGVGKPVVVAFVGSVPLHEVPDTLTPVSTLEEAGILAVRLAGGAPRDLDGEGGGWFQAAKERAAVARSRLGASQRYLRGLFCGGTLCAETVWLLESALRPLYTNVPMGKARPLTSLGRSLAHSVLDLGADEFTVGRLHPMLDMTLRAGRLGQEAADPEVAVLLLDVVLGEGVHPDPAGALAPAISAACTAARAAGRELAVVASVCGTDADPQNRARQVERLATAGVLVEDTNARAAALAGAIVAGGTEGDEMWTRISPRVPRAKPAAPWSQPEGATAGDAPTLLAGAPRVVNVGLARFAESLRAQSAAVIDVDWRPPAEGNRAMLELLDRLE from the coding sequence ATGATCGTCAGGAGCGCCGTCCGGCGCAGCGCCTACTACGACTCCATCACCCTCATGCAGGCACAGCAGGCTCTACGCAGCCTCCCTGGGATCGTCGAGGCCGGGGTGGTCATGGGGACCCCGGCGAACCTCGAGTTGCTCCGCGAGGCGGGCCTGGACGTCAGGAGCGCGTCCGCTTCCGCCGACGACCTTGTCGTGGCCGTTTCCGGAGACACCGCGCAGCACGTGGAGGCCGCGCTCTCGTCGCTGGACGGATTGCTCCGTGTTCGGCCGGCGACCGATCCCGGAGACCAGACGTATCGCCCGCGGACCATCGCCACGGCCGCGCGCCTGCTCCCGGGTGCGAACCTGGCGCTGATCTCGGTCCCCGGCCGGTTCGCGGCGCGCGTCGCCCGCGAAGCCGCCACCGCGGGATTACACCCGATGGTGTTCAGCGACAACGTCGCGCTCGAGGATGAGATTCGGCTCAAACAGACGAGCCGATCGCGTGGGCTCCTCTGCATGGGACCGGATTGTGGGACGGCCTTCGTCGGGGGAATCGCGCTCGGGTTCGCAAACCGCGTCCGGCGCGGCCCGATCGGACTGGTGGCAGCCGCGGGCACGGGCCTGCAGGAGGTCATGTCGACGATTCACCGTTTGGGCGGTGGCGTCTCGCACGCGCTCGGCGCCGGGGGAAGGGACTCGAGCGAAGCAGTAGGGGGGGCCACAATGCTCGACGGCCTGACCCTGCTTAGGCAAGACCCCTCGACAACGGTCGTGGTGCTCGTGTCGAAGCCCCCCGATCCCGGGGTCGCCCGGCGTCTTCTCGCGCACGCGGCCGGCGTGGGCAAGCCCGTCGTGGTGGCGTTCGTCGGGTCTGTCCCGCTCCACGAGGTGCCCGATACGCTGACCCCCGTCTCAACATTGGAGGAGGCGGGCATCCTGGCCGTTCGGCTCGCCGGAGGAGCGCCGCGCGACCTCGATGGGGAAGGGGGCGGGTGGTTTCAGGCGGCGAAAGAGCGGGCCGCGGTCGCGCGATCTCGCCTGGGGGCCTCACAGCGGTACCTGCGGGGATTGTTCTGCGGCGGCACGCTGTGCGCCGAAACCGTGTGGCTCCTGGAATCCGCCCTGCGGCCGCTGTACACCAACGTACCGATGGGGAAGGCTCGGCCGCTCACATCACTCGGGCGCAGCCTCGCCCATTCGGTGCTCGACCTGGGGGCGGACGAATTCACGGTCGGTCGCCTGCACCCCATGCTCGACATGACGCTTCGCGCCGGGCGGCTCGGTCAAGAGGCGGCGGATCCGGAGGTCGCGGTGCTGCTGCTCGACGTCGTGTTGGGAGAGGGCGTTCATCCCGATCCGGCCGGCGCGCTTGCGCCGGCGATCAGCGCGGCATGCACCGCGGCGCGCGCGGCGGGCCGCGAACTCGCGGTCGTCGCCAGCGTCTGCGGCACCGACGCGGATCCCCAGAACCGCGCGCGCCAAGTCGAGCGCCTTGCGACCGCAGGTGTGCTTGTCGAGGACACAAACGCCAGGGCGGCGGCGCTGGCAGGCGCGATCGTCGCCGGAGGGACAGAGGGTGACGAGATGTGGACCCGGATCTCGCCCCGCGTGCCGCGGGCGAAGCCCGCGGCCCCGTGGTCCCAGCCGGAGGGGGCTACGGCCGGCGACGCGCCCACGCTTCTTGCGGGAGCGCCCCGCGTCGTCAACGTGGGGCTGGCGCGCTTCGCCGAGAGCCTCCGGGCTCAGTCGGCGGCGGTGATCGACGTGGACTGGCGCCCGCCGGCGGAGGGGAACCGCGCGATGCTCGAGTTACTGGACAGGCTGGAATGA